The Streptomyces laurentii region CCGCTACACCGGCGCCCTCGACGCGGAGGACTTCGCCGGCATCACCGTCTACCAGGGCCGGGGCGTCGGCGGCGGCTCGCTCGTCAATGGCGGCATGGCCGTCACCCCGCGCCGGGAGATCTTCCCGGCCCTCCTGCCGACCGTCGACCCCGGCGCGATGTACGACGTCTACTACCCGCGCGCCAACCAGGCTCTCGGCGTCGGCTCGGTGGACCGCGCCTGGTGGGAGGGGGCCGACTGCTACCAGTACGCGCGCGTGGGCCGTAAGCACGCCGAACGCTCCGGCTTCCCCTTCGTCTTCGTGCCCGGCGTCTACGACTGGGACTACATGAAACAGGAGGCCGCCGGCGCGGTGCCCCGGTCCGCCCTGGACGGCGAGGTCATCTACGGCAACAACCACGGCAAGAAGTCCCTGCCGAAGACCTATCTGGCGCAGGCCGCCGCGACCGGCCGGGTCACCGTCTCCCCGCTCCACGAGGTCACCACCGTGACGCCCGCGGCCGGGGGCGGCTACACCGTCACCCTGAACCGGCTCGACACCACCGGCGCGACCGTCGAGACGAAGACCGTCACGGCCGGCCGGGTGTTCTTCGCCGGCGGCAGCGTCGGTACGGGCAAACTCCTCACCCGGCTCCGGGACACCGGTGCCCTGCCCGCCCTCAACGACCAGGTCGGCAAGGGCTGGGGCGACAACGGCAACGTCATGTGCGGCCGGGCCAACCACCTGTGGGACCCCACCGGCGCGCTCCAGTCCTCCATGCCCACCGCCGGCATCGACAACTGGGACGCCGGCGGGGCCTTCGCCGAAGTCGCGCCGCTGCCCACCGGCATCGAGACCTTCGCCTCTTTCTACCTCGCCATCACCCGCACCCCGCGCCGCGCCGAGTTCCGCTGGAACCCGGCGGCCGGACGCGTCGACCTCACCTGGGACCGGGCCTGGAAGCAGACCTCCATCGACGCCGCGAAGACCATCTTCGACAAGATCAACGCCAAGGAGGGCACGGTCTACCGCAGCGATCTGTTCGGCGCGTACAAGATCTGGGGCGACCACCTCACCTACCACCCGCTCGGCGGAGCCGTCCTCGACCGGGCCACCGACAACTACGGCCGCCTGCACGGCTACACCGGTCTGTACGTGATCGACGGCGCGCTGATCCCCGGCAGTACCGGCGTCAACCCGTTCGTCACCATCACCGCCCTCGCCGAACGCAACATCGAGAAGATCATCGCCACGGATCTGTGACGGCCCGTCCCACCGGGCGGAACGCGGCGGGGAGGGGCCGGCGGACCGGCCCACCCCTTGCCGTGACCGTCGGTGCCGGCGTCACGCGTCCCCTCTCGGGTCCTCCTCCGCGAGCCGGTACAGCGCGTCGGCGACCCGAGCGGTCGGGGGTCTGCCGTCGTCCGCCAGTTTCCAGGTGAACCATCGCCCGGTGCTGTCCGTCGACCGCTGGACGAACGTGACGACCGTGGTGTCCGGGTTCCGGTAGTCGGTGTACGCGGAGGAGAAGGCCAGACCCCAGCGGGCCGACAACTCGGGCCGGTCCCGCAGGGCCGCGCCGAGCAGCCGCGCCATGGTCCAGCCCGGCCACTCCCCGCCGCGGTCACCGGTCGCGCGGGCCAGCTCCGCGGTGTAGGCGGCGGCCTCGAACCGGTATGCGGGCGGTTCGGGCGCACGGGTGCGGGAAGGCGGGATCCCCGGGCGCCGCCAGTCGCGCCACACCACCGTGTCACCCTCGCGGACCACCGACACCCACAGTGCCCCGCAGCATCCCTCGGTGCACCAGGCCTCCGCGAGTTTCACCTCGCGCGGCTCGGCCGTGGCCGTGAGGGCGCCGCGGTCCAGCAGATGATCGGGGTGGCCGCCGGGGCCGTGCCCGAAGGACTCGGGCAGCAGCGGCCGGCCGTCGAGCAGGAACCGGGTCTCGACCGATCCCGGGTCGTCAGGATCGGGGTGGGCCACCTCGATCCGCAGCCGCCCGGGTGGGTCGGTCGCCCGGAACACCCGCTCCGTCGTGTGCCGCAGCCAGATCGCCCGGCGCCGTAGGGCGGGCGGGGCGTCGGCGGCCGGTTCGGCGAGGACCACGCCGGCCCACTCGGGGGAGAGGACCAGGGCGCCGAGCTCGTCCAGCAGCTGTTCGCGCTGTCCGTCGCGCCAGGGCAGCACGTGCGCCTGCCCGCTGTGCAGGTCGAGCGCGAGCGCGAGGAGGACGACGGCGTGCTCGGTGGTGGGCGGCAGCGCGCCGGCCCGTCGGACCAGCGCGTCGAAGGCCGCCGTGGCCTCGCGGTAGGCCAGGAGTTCGGGCTGGGTGCCCCGCGAGCTCGCCATCCGCGCCAGCAGCCGTCCCACCTGCGCGAGGAGCCGCGGATCGGCTGGGCCCTGGCCCGGCAACCCGGCCAGTCCGACGGCCTCGGCGATCCATCGGGCCGGCTCGGGGGCGATCGTACGGGCGCCCAGCGGTTGCCGGATCAGCCGCGACCGGATCTCCCGCCGGTCGCCGGAGAGCAGCGCGTCCACCAGCGGACGCGTCTCGGGCGAGCTGATCCGGGCATCCAGCTGCCGCAGCGCCGCGGTCTGCGGGTCCAGGGGTTCCAAGGCCGCCACCGCCAGGCTGAACAGGCCGCGCAGCCCGCAGAGGGCCTTGAGGTACGGCACGTCCTCGGCCTCGCCGAGCCGCCGCAGCAGCGCGAGGCCCACGCTCACCGGGCGGCGGGTGGTGCCCGTACGCGTCAGGTGGCGGCCGATCGCGCGGGCGGCGGCCTCGTCGTCGAGCGTCATGGCGAGCACGGCGCCGACCAAAGGGCCGTCATGGACGGGGAGTTCGGTCAGGAGGCGCTGAAGCTCCGCCATCGCGGCCGGGGAGTCGGGTCCGGCGAGGAGCGGACCGAGCGCCGCCTCGACGGCGGCGAAGGC contains the following coding sequences:
- a CDS encoding cholesterol oxidase (Choline dehydrogenase and related flavoproteins [Aminoacid transport andmetabolism]; COG2303;~GMC oxidoreductase; pfam05199;~Rossmann-fold NAD(P)(+)-binding proteins; cl09931;~cholesterol oxidase [Amycolatopsis mediterranei U32];~identified by MetaGeneAnnotator; putative); translated protein: MSERSFSAEASRGLTRRRFVTGTGSVLGGLALLGPTAPTAYAAGTGEATAARTDSLLAPIESGARIPVLVVGTGYGGAVAALRLAQAGVDVHMAEMGMAWDTPGSDGKIFANTTRPDQRSFWLRTRTKQPLCQFLGYPIDKDIPRYTGALDAEDFAGITVYQGRGVGGGSLVNGGMAVTPRREIFPALLPTVDPGAMYDVYYPRANQALGVGSVDRAWWEGADCYQYARVGRKHAERSGFPFVFVPGVYDWDYMKQEAAGAVPRSALDGEVIYGNNHGKKSLPKTYLAQAAATGRVTVSPLHEVTTVTPAAGGGYTVTLNRLDTTGATVETKTVTAGRVFFAGGSVGTGKLLTRLRDTGALPALNDQVGKGWGDNGNVMCGRANHLWDPTGALQSSMPTAGIDNWDAGGAFAEVAPLPTGIETFASFYLAITRTPRRAEFRWNPAAGRVDLTWDRAWKQTSIDAAKTIFDKINAKEGTVYRSDLFGAYKIWGDHLTYHPLGGAVLDRATDNYGRLHGYTGLYVIDGALIPGSTGVNPFVTITALAERNIEKIIATDL
- a CDS encoding response regulator containing cheY-like receiver (identified by MetaGeneAnnotator; putative;~sequence version:1); amino-acid sequence: MSAPQERTALTSRPSLYTYALRLAQDRPDRPFGGGHPLPDEPPEPERDGPRGKRAFAAVEAALGPLLAGPDSPAAMAELQRLLTELPVHDGPLVGAVLAMTLDDEAAARAIGRHLTRTGTTRRPVSVGLALLRRLGEAEDVPYLKALCGLRGLFSLAVAALEPLDPQTAALRQLDARISSPETRPLVDALLSGDRREIRSRLIRQPLGARTIAPEPARWIAEAVGLAGLPGQGPADPRLLAQVGRLLARMASSRGTQPELLAYREATAAFDALVRRAGALPPTTEHAVVLLALALDLHSGQAHVLPWRDGQREQLLDELGALVLSPEWAGVVLAEPAADAPPALRRRAIWLRHTTERVFRATDPPGRLRIEVAHPDPDDPGSVETRFLLDGRPLLPESFGHGPGGHPDHLLDRGALTATAEPREVKLAEAWCTEGCCGALWVSVVREGDTVVWRDWRRPGIPPSRTRAPEPPAYRFEAAAYTAELARATGDRGGEWPGWTMARLLGAALRDRPELSARWGLAFSSAYTDYRNPDTTVVTFVQRSTDSTGRWFTWKLADDGRPPTARVADALYRLAEEDPRGDA